Genomic DNA from Lysobacterales bacterium:
CAACGGATGACATCGACGCCCTCATTAATGCTGATGATGAGGCGAAGACCTGGCGCTCCAACGGCGATCCGCTCTTTGCAGTCCGCGTTGCCTATCAGGTACCGGTAGAGGTGACACTTCCCGGAGCCGCCGGCCCGGACACCGCATTTCCGTACACCTTTGAAGATGCGCTTGCGTTCGAGAACATGGCGTTCTTTGCAGCGCTTCAGGGGACCGGGCTGGTGCGGAAATTCGGGGCGGCGATCGAAGCAGGAGGCGACGCCGCTGCAATTGGCAGCCGCATGTATTTGGAGTTGAAGCACGGCAAGAAGGCCGAGTTTGCCCTCGATGTGTTGGAGGCCGAGGGGTTCGATGACCTCGTTGTGCCACGGTACATCGCCGAAGGCCTAGAATGGCTGTTAGCACAGTTGAAGAAGAAGCAGGTTGAAATCCTGCCTGAAATCGAGCGTTCCGAGCCGAGCGCACTGCAGCCCGAGCAGTTCGCGCGATGACTGCCGCGGACGATCTCCACGACTCCGCGGCCGATGAGACGATTATCGGTTGTCTTGATCTATTCAAGCCGCGCAGCTTTTTCCTGTATGCGGGCGCGGGGTCAGGCAAGACGCGTTCGCTCGTCGAGGCCATTCGAAAAGTCTGTGAACGGCAAGGCCGTGATCTATCGCTGAGAGGCCAGAAAATCGGCGTGATCACCTACACCAATGCGGCCTGCGACGAGATCAAGCAGCGTTTGGAGTTCGATCCTCGCGTTGAGGTGTCAACGATTCACGCTTTCGCTTGGTCTCTGATCTCCGGCTACGACAACGATATCCGGGGATGGCTGGCCGGCCGGCTGCTTCAGGACGTTGCAGCGTTGGAGGAAGCGCAGGCGAAAGGGCGCACGGCAAGCAAGGCAGCCATCGATCGCGCTCGTTCGATCGAGAGCAAGCGGCGTCGATACGAAAACCTGGGATCCATCATCCGCTTTATCTATAGCCCGACGGGAGACAACCGGACGCGCGACTCCCTGAGCCACGCCGAAGTGATCGCCATGACGGCCGATTTCCTCGCCGGGAAGCCGGGCTTGCGCCGCCTCCTCGTCACGAGGTTCCCCGTGCTATTGATCGACGAGAGCCAGGACACGAACCGCCGGCTCATGGATGTGCTGCTTGAGGTCGAGGCGGCGCACCGAGAAAGCTTCTGCCTCGGACTCTTCGGCGACATGATGCAAAGGATCTACGCTGACGGGAAAGAACGCCTGGCCGAAGCCATTCCAGAGGTCTGGGCCCGACCGCGCAAAAGCATGAACCATCGCTGCCCGATAAGGGTTGTTGAGCTGATCAATCGCGTCCGGCGAGACGACGACGGCGAAACGCAGGTGCCACGGACCGATGCCGCAGTGGGCACCGCTCGCCTGTTCGTAGCGCCACATAGGGCGGACAAACCGGCAACTGAAGCCGCTGTCGCCGGAAGGATGCGGGAGATTACTGGCGACGAAGGCTGGTCCGAGGACTCCGAAACTATAAAGATTCTGGCGCTTGAGCACCTGATGTCCGCTCGGCGTTTCGGGTTCGAAGGGTTCTTCGGCCCGCTCTACGCCGTCGAGCAGATCAGAACGAGCTTTCTGCAGGGTACAGGGGCCGGGATCGGCTTCTTTACTCGCGAGGTTTTGCCGCTCATCGAAGCACTTCGAGAATCCGACCGGTTCGCGGTAGCGTCGATCGTTCGCAAGACGTCGCCGCTCCTCGACCGCAATTCGCTTGAGGAGGCTGGCGAAGAGCAGGCCGCGGTGCTCGCCGCCGCAAAGGCGGCGTGCGATGGCCTACTAGACCTAGTCTCGGGCGATTCCGTGCCCACGGCGCGGGAGGTGCTGCGCTACATCGCCGAGAAGCGGCTTTTCACGATCCCAGACGTGCTGGCGCCCTTCACCGCGCCGGACGCGCCCGCCGCAGAGCAAGGCGTTCCTGGCGAGGACGAGGAGGAAGTGAACCTCAAGACAGAACTCGGCGCATGGCGGCAGGCGCTGGAAGCGCCGTTAGACGAAATCGAGCGCTATGATCGCTATATTCAAGGCGCCTCCAGCTTCGACACGCACCAAGGGGTAAAGGGGCTGGAATTCCCTCGCGTGATGGTGATCGTAAGCGACGAGGAAGCCCGTGGCTTCATGTTCGCCTATGAAAAGCTGTTTGGCGCAAAGGGGAAAAGTGAAGCGGATCTGAAGAACGAGGCCGCCGGCAAGGAAACCTCCATCGACCGGACCCGGCGGCTCTTCTATGTGACGTGCAGTCGAGCCGAGAAAAGTTTAGCGGTGGTCTATTACGCCGAGGCGGTCGAGGCCGCACGGGCAGGGATTGTGAGGCAGGGCTGGTTTTCAGAAGAAGAGATTGAGATTGTCGCCTAGCTCGTGATGCAGTACCGGCGTGTGCGCAAAAAGGGTGCTCACCCGCGATAGCACACGGACTAATGCGCCTGTTTAATGTCCGCCCGCGGCGGGCGCTCCTGCGTTCAACCGCCGATTTTGCGAACGCACACGCGAGTCAGGATTTCAGCCCTGCTCAATCCGTGGCAGCTTGCTGCTGAACGTACTGAGACTGTCTGGCTCCGATACACACCCAGGAAGACTGTGCTTCCCGCGCGTCCCGTTGGCTAAACTCAGCCGATCACGGCCATCCAAAACGAACGCCTCGCAAGTAATGGCTCCCTTCCTCCCCACCACCCTCGAATTCCACCTCCGTGCCCACCGCGGCGGTGAGGTCCTGCGGGTGCGGGCCTCCACGCATGAAGACGCGGTGTTCGAGCGGTTCCACGGCGCCTACGACCGCGCCTTCGTGCTGGCCAACGAGAAGGAGGACCGGGCCGGCTTCGTCGAGTGCCTGGCACTGAACCATGGCGACGCGGCTGCGGCGCTGCTGGCGCGCTACGGGCCGTTCCGGGAATGGGTGCTGGTGCTGGAGCGCAACGGCGCAACGGTCGGTGGTGCCAACCTGCTATGTCACCTGCAGGTCGACCCGGCAGGCCGGGCGCTGGGCGTCGACCAGAACCTCAACTATGTGTTCGTCGCTGCCGGGCACCGGAGCCACGGCCACCTGCACGACCTGGTCGCCGCGGTGCGCGCGGTGGCGCGGCGCTCGTTTCCCGACGCGCTGGCCGGGGCCGACGCGGTACCGGACCGGGTGTTCATGGAGATCAACGATCCGTTGCGGGTCAGCGATGCCGACTACGCGGCGGACACCGCAGCCACCGGACTCGACCAGTTCGACCGGGTGGCGATCTGGGCGCGGCTGGGCGCGCGCATCATCGACTTCCCCTACGTGCAGCCGGCGCTGTCGGCCGGCCAGGCGCCGGCGCACGACCTGCTGATGGCGGTGCTGGGGGTGGCCGGCGACGATCTGGACGCCTGCCTGTTGCAGCACCATCTGGCGCGCTTCTTCGGCATCTCGGTACTGAAGGGGGCCGATCCCCACGGCAACGCCGAGGCGGCGAAGCAATTGCGCGCATGCGCGACAGATTGCGCGTCAGGCCGGCATCTGTCCCTGCTCGATCCGCTGCCCCGGCTTGCCCGGCTGCGGGCCGAGCGCGAACGGCTGGGCGCCGACCCGGCGCGCGGCCTTCGCGAACGCCTGCGTGCCGCAGATCCCTGAAGACATACGGAAGTCCCGCATGGACGCCCCGCTGGCCGACGCCGCTGCCACCGGATCCCACGATCCGCACGCCGACCTGGGGCCGGCCCTGGCCGGGGCGCTGGCCGGCATCGCGCCGCTCCGCGCACACGGCGGCCGCCTGCACCTGACCGTCTCCCTGCCGGTCGACCACCGGCGCCTGCAGGCGCACTTCGCCGATGCCCAGGGCCGAAGCGGTTGGGACCGCGCGCTGTTCGAGCGGCTGGGCGGCCGAGACGGCAGCGGCTACGGCGACAGCCGGCGCCTGGGCGCCGCCATCGAACCGTTGTTCAACGACATCGCCGACCGCCAGCGCGGCCTGTTCGTGCAGGATTTCCTGATCGACACGCCCAGCCAACCGGTTCCCGACGACCCGGACGGCGAGAACGTGTTCGACGAGATCGAGCTGTGCATCCCGGCCGGCCTGCGCTGGCAGACCGAGGGCGAGTCGTTCGCGCTGGACCTGGATGCCCCGGTGCGGCTGCCGGCGCGCTGCCGGGCGTTCTGGGTGGCGCACTCCAACACCGCGCTGACCTGGCACCTGTCGCTGGAGCTGGCCTACCGGCATGGTCATCGCGACTACTACGCGCTGTCGATGCTGCAGAAGGCGATGTCGCCCACCGAGGGCACCGCCTGGCTTCTGGACGATGCCGAAAGCGCATTGTGGGTGCGTTCCCGCCGGGCCAGGGCGGAGGCGCCTGCACAGACCTTCATGGACTGGCTGCAGGCCACTTTCGACGGCCACTTCCGGCACCTGGCCGGGGCGGTGGCCGGGCTGCTGGCCGGGCGCGGCATCGAGTTGCCGGCGGCGCGGGCACTGGGCCGGCCCTGGGCGCTGCTGCTGCCGGAAGGGGAGGCGTCGGCTCGCGGTGGGCGATTGCCCGCAACCCCGCTGTCCCAGCTCGGCGCCCGCGTGGTCTGCCTGCTGGAGGACCCCTGGTTCTTCGCGCTGCTGGCGCCCGAAATCCGCTCCGCACTACGCGATTTCGCGCGCCCCGAGCCGTCCCGGGAGGCACAGGCGCCGCTGCAGCGCCGTTACCGACTGGCCGACCTCGACGCCGCCCACCTGCCGCCGGCCCAGCTCGACTACTACTTCCTGTCCGGATTCTTCCAGAACATCGTCGACTTCCTGCGCCAGGACGTCAGCGAGATCAAGGACGGCACCGACCCCATCTATCCGCCCGCCGACCAGGCCGATGGCGGCAGTCATTTCCTGGTCTATGCGACCCAGTCGGTGATCTACGAGGTGGTCGCCGGCTCGCGCAGCCTGGAAGTCGGGCGCGGCTGGATCGGCACCTGTCCGTACCTGTTCCTCGTGCACCTGATGACCCTGCACAACGAGCTGCTGGTGCGTCGCTACGAGTCGATGGTGCGGGCGCTGATCGACAGGCTCGAAGGCGACGGCCTGCTCGATGCCGAGGCGGCTGCCGGATCCGGCATCTACGCCACCTCGCTGGCCGAGGACGCCTTCGACGCGTTCCGCCGCTTCCGGATCGAGACCTTCGCCAGCATCGCCAAGCACCGCTACTTCAACGTTCTGCGCTACGACACCGAGCGCGCGTTCTACGACTCGGTGGAGGCGGTGCGCGGCATCGCCCAGCGCGAGGCCTACTGGGCCGGCGTGGTCGGCGACCTGGAGCGCACCATCGACGACCTGCGCGGCAACGAGGCCAAGAAGTCCGAGCGCTTCGTCGGTCGGGTGCTGTTCTACGTCGCCTTCCTGGGCCTGCTGCAACTGGTCTTCCAGCTGGTCGACGCCGGCGTCGACGGCCAGTGGCTGAAGTTCAAGCTCGACCTGTTCGCCACCGCCTTGTTCGCCACCTTGATGCTGGTGCTGCTGCATGCCCGCGGGCTGCTGGTCTGGCGCCGGCTGGGCCGCTGGCGCGCGGGGCGGCGGCGGCTCAGGCCGCCCGACTGAACCTGCCGGGCGCCGGTCCGGCGGCGGGATCCGGCGTGGCGAGTGGGCACCGGTCGATCCAGCCGGCGGCGCAGCGTCGCCGGGTTCCTCAGGCCAGGATGGCCCCAACGGGCGACTTCTGCCGTGACAATGCAGTGTGCCCAGCGCCCCCGACGCCCCGAATCCCATCCTTCGCGCCCTGGCCATCGTGGTGGCGGTGATCGTGTCGGCCGGGCTGGCGATGTACCTGGGGGGCACCCGCAGCGACTTCGAGCCGGCGCGCCGCAACGGTCCGCTGCTCCTGGTGCATGCGCCCGATGGCGGGCATGCGCTGTGGCTGGCGCTGCACCAGACCGAGGTGCGCAGCCGCCGGATCGGCGGCGGCCGGCACAGCAGCGGGCGCTGGATCACCGAGCGCCTGTACCACCTGCGCCTGCAGGTCCATGCACCGGACACGACGCGGCCGACGCTCTCCCGGACCCTGGCCGTGGTCCACGAAAAGGATTCGGGACACCAGGCCGTGCTGCGCATCCTGGGGCAACAGGGCGACGCGATCTGGCTGTGGCTGAACGACGCGCCGGTGTTGCTGGCCGCCGTCGGCGGCGTGCAGCGCGCAGGACTGGCCGACCTGGAGGCCGCCAACCCCGACCTGGCCGGCCTGTTTCCCCGCGAGCTGCGGCACTGGACGTGGATGGAGTCCCTGTTCGTGCGCCTGGCGGACGGCCGACTGGTGCGGCTGGATGCCGCCACCCTGTTGGCCCACCCGCATGAGGTGGTCGATCGCGAGCGCTTCGAACATGCCGGCCGGCAGACTTCGACCTGGCATGGTGGCTACGCGACGGCCGACTTCGGCGTTCGCCACGGTCGTTTCGGGAATGACTGGGTCGGCTTGTTCAGCGCGTCGGAAGCGTCCGATGCGGCCAACGATCCCTGGGGCGACCACCTGTTCAGTTCCGCCGAAGTGGCCGATGAGGGGGCGTCTGCGCGACGCCGCTTCTGGAAGGCGACCCTGGGCAGGACCCGTGAATTCAGCGAGGGCAGCCATCCGCGGCTGCTTTCGCTCGAGCCGATCGGCCCGGAACGCGAATGGCTGCAGGGGCGGCTGCTGAAGGCGCCGTCCGCCCCCGGCGATCCGCAGTGGCTCCAGCGCGGCAACACCTGGCGGCCGGCGCCGGGCGAACCGATGCGCATGTCCTCGCCCGAGGGCGTGCTGGTCCTGCACCGTACCCGCCTGGATACCCGTGGCCGGCTTGCGCTCGGGCGCCTGGGCGCGGACCTCGCGCCACTGTGGGAGACGCAACTGCCGCTGGCCGAACTGTCCAATCGCTGGCCGCTGCCTGCGACCCTGCTGCTTTACGGTCACGTGGACGACGCGCCGCCCGGGCGCAGCGACCGCCGCGAGTTGCTCGTCGCCGTGGACCTGTCGGATGGCAGCTGGCGCGGATGGGAAGTCGGCGGCGACCGAGCAGCGGGTGGCGCCACCGACGCCCCGAACTGAAGACGCCTGGGGTCGGTTGCCGGGTGGGCCGGAGGCCCGCCGGCCGTGGCGGGGTGGACCTGGCGCTGGGTCCGGACCCGGACCTTGCGCGGGCGCCCGGCCAAGCGGGGTGGCTGCCGTGGCGCAGCCCGTCCGGTGCATCGAGAGGGAACGCGGGATGGCGTTGCGTGCCGGTGCACGGGCGACGTGTCCGGTCTCCCTGCCTGCTTGCGTTATGATCCTTCACGGAGTCCATGGTCAGGGGGCTGGACATGGTGCGGCAAGCGGGAGCGGGAGCCATGGCCAAGGATGAGGCGCCGGTGTTCAGTGCGCCGGTGCGGCAATCGCTGTTGCCCAGGCAGCTGTCAGAGGGCGAGTTCGCGCTGCTGGCGGCCGCCGGCGACCGGCGCGAGCTGCGCCGTGGCGAATCTATCTTCCGGCGCGGCGAGCAGGGCCGGGCCATGTACGTCATCGACACCGGGCAGGTGCAGCTCGAGTTCGGCGATGGCCAACCGGACAAGATCCTCGGGCCGCACGAGTTCTTCGGCGAACTGGCGCTGTTCATCGGCAACCATTCGCGGGTGGCCAGCGCGATCGCGCACTCGCCCTGCGTGCTGCACATCATCGAGCATGCGGCCTTCGACAATCTGCTGGAAACCCAGCCCAGGCTGCTCGCGCAGTTCATGCGCCGCTCGTTCTCCTACCTGGTCGCCAGCGAACAACAGTTGATCGCCAACCTGAAGCGTCGCAACGAGGACCTGATGGTGACGCTGGACTCGCTGCGGCGCACCGAGTCGGAACTCAGCACGGCCCAACGGCTGGTGCGTACCGACGAGCTCACCGGCCTGTGCAACCGCCGCGGGCTCTACCTGTTTCTGGAGCGCTTCGAGGAGCACCGCATGCCCGACCGGCAGCTGGCGCTGCTGCTGATCGACCTCGACAGGTTCAAGCAGATCAACGACCGCTGCGGCCACCTGGTCGGCGACCAGGTGTTGCGTGCGGTGGCGATGGAGGCGCAGGACGCATCCCTGCCCTGCGACCTGCCGTGCCGCCTGGGCGGCGACGAGTTCGCAATGATCACCCAGATCGCCAACCTTGACGAACTGCATGCGCGCGCGCGCCAGATCGTCGCCGGCGTGCGTTCGCTGCGCCTGCCCGGTTGCCCGGAGCTGACCGTCAGCATCGGCGGCACCACCTGTCCGCCCGGCAGCGACTGGGCCAGCTGGTACAGCCACGCCGACCTGGCCCTCTACGAGGTCAAGAGCGCCGGCGGCGACGACTGGCGCGTCCTGGCTCCTTGAAACCCGGCCGCGGCTGCACCGGCCGCGCCTGTTCGGCGGAACGTTTCCCGTGCCGCCAGCCGGCACTCTCCCCCGCGTTCGTCCCCTGTCTTGCGGGCGCCCGGCGAGGCTCGGTTCAGTGCACCCAGCGGCCACCGCGCTTGCGCGGCTGGCGCACCGGTTGCGGGGCGACCAGGCTGTGCTCGACCGGGTGCTCGCGCCAGTAGTGCTGCAGGTCCATCACGCAGCTCGGGATCATCTGCAGGCAGGCCTCGCGCTCGGCGTCCGAAAGCGGCGGCCAGTGCGGGTCGCTGAATTCCTCGAACAGGCCCTCGGCGAAGGCCAGCGCCATGATCGGCGCCATCAGGTCGGTCAGCCGCGGATCGAAGCGCAGGCGCGGCTCCCACAGCCGTGCACGCAGGTCGATGCCCAGCGCGAAGCCGGCGCACCAGCCGCGGGCATCGACCTCGACCTCCGCCTCCTCGCCTTCCTCGCCGTACTCGGACAGGATGGGCTCGTACATGAGCTGTTCCAGGCCACGCTCGACGGCGTGGTACAGGCGCAGGCACAGGCGGGTCAGGTGGTCGGCCTCCAGGTGGCTGCCGAACGGCTCCTCGGGATTGAGCACCAGCGGCAGCCATTCCTCGGCGGGCACCTTGTCCGGCCCGACCAGGATCGCGGTGACCAGACCGTGCATGCCGTCCAGCAGCGGTCCGTCCTCGCCATTGCGCGCGTACAGCGCGTCGTGCAGCTCGTCCAGTTCGTCCTGGTCGAGCGATTCGGCCAGCTCGGGCAGCAGGCGCCGGCTCACGAGGCGAGGTCGACCCAGACCGGCGCATGGTCGGATGGCCGTTCCCAGGTGCGCGGTTCACGGTCGATGCCAGCCGCCGTGAGGCGGCCGCGCAGGGCGTCCGACAACAGCACCAGGTCGATGCGCAGTCCGAGGTCGCGGCGAAACGCCGCCTGCCGGTAGTCCCACCAGGAATAGTGGCCGCTCTCGTCGTTGCCCACCCGGAAACTGTCGACCAGTCCGAGCTCGAGCACGCCGCGCAATGCCTCGCGTTCCGGCGTCGAGCACAGGATCTGCTCGTGCCAGGCCTGCGGGTCGTGGACGTCGCGGTCGTCGGGGGCGATGTTGAAGTCGCCCAGTACCACCAGGTCGGGGTGGCGCGCCAGCTCCTCCGCCAGCGCCTCGCGCACCGCCGCCAGCCAGCGAAGCTTGTATTCGTACTTCTCGCTGCCCACCGCCTGGCCGTTGACCACGTAGAGGTTCACCACGCGCACGCCACCGACGGTGCCGGCCAGATAGCGGCGCTGCGGATCGTCCAGCCCGGGGACCCCGGCCACGACGTCGGTGATCGGCGCGCGCGCCAGCAGGGCGACGCCGTTGTAGGTGCGCTGCCCGGAGAACACCGCCTGGTAGCCGAGCTCGGCGATCGCTGCGGCCGGGAAGGCCGGGTCGTCGAGCTTGGTCTCCTGCAGGGCGAGCAGGTCGGGCTGCGCCTGCGCGCACCATTGCCCCAGGTGCGGCAGCCGGACTTTGAGCGAGTTAACGTTCCAGCTCGCGATCTTCATGACGGCAGTGTAGCGGCGGCGGCCGGCACCGGCCCGCTGGCACGGGGTGGCGCGCCGGACCGCCCGCCTGGCGATGGCCGGGGCGCCATCACCGCCGCGATGCGCGATAGTGGCCGGCCCAGCCGGATGCCGACCCGATGAAGCCTGTCGACCTGCGCAGCGACACCGTCACCCGCCCGACCGCTGCCATGCGCGCCGCCATGGCCGCGGCCGAGGTCGGCGACGATGTCTACGGCGAGGACCCGACGGTCATCGCGCTGGAACAGCGGGTCGCCGCCGACCTCGGCTTCCAGGCCGGCCTGTTCCTGCCCAGCGGCACCCAGGCCAACCTGGTCGCCCTGCTGTGCCACTGCGCGCGCGGCGACGAGTACATCGTCGGCATGGACGCCCACACCTATCGCTACGAGGGTGGCGGCGCCGCCGTGCTCGGCTCGATCCAGCCGCAGCCGCTGCCGCAGGCCGCCGACGGCACCCTGCCGCTGGCCGCGGTCGAGGCGGCGATCAAGCCGGACGACCCGCATTTCGCGCGCACCCGGCTGCTGGCGCTGGAGAACACCTGGCACGGTCGGCCGCTGCCGCTGGACTACCTGTCGGGCGCCCGCGCCCTGTGCGACCGCCATGGCCTGGGCCTGCACCTGGACGGCGCCCGCCTGTACAACGCCGCGGTCGCCTGCGGCGTGCCGGTGCGGATGGTGGCGGCGCCGTTCGACAGCGTCAGCGTCTGCCTGTCCAAGGGCCTGGGCGCGCCGGTCGGCTCGGTGCTGGTGGGCACCCGGGACCTCGTCCACGCCGGCCGGCGCTGGCGCAAGATGCTCGGCGGCGGCTGGCGCCAGGCCGGCCTGCTGGCCGCCGCGGCGCTGCATGCCCTGGACCACCATGTCGGCCGGCTGGCCGACGACCATGCCCGCGCCGCGCGCCTTGCCAACGGCCTGCGCGGCCTGCCCGGGCTCGAGGTCGACGGCGCCCACACCAACATGGTGTTCGTGCGCATCGACCCGGCGTGGCGGCCGGCGCTGGCGGCCGCCGCGCAGGCCGCGGGCATCGTGCTGCCGGGCGGCGACGGCCCGGTGCTGCGCCTGGTCGTGCATCTCGACGTGGATGACGAGGGCATCGCGCGGACCGTGGCGCTGTTCGCGGGCTTCGCCCCCGCCACCGCTACAATCGCGCCATGAGCATCCGCAGCTTCAAGGGCATCTCGCCCACCCTGGGCGAACGCGTCTGGGTCGACCCGGCGGCGCTGGTGATCGGCGACGTGGTGATCGGCGACGACGCCTCGCTGTGGCCGACCACCGTGGTGCGCGGCGACGTCCACCACATCCGCATCGGCGCGCGCAGCAACCTGCAGGACGGCACCATCGTCCACGTCACCCACGACGGTCCCTACACGCCCGGCGGCTTCCCGACCCTGATCGGCGCCGACGTCACCATCGGCCATGGCGCCATCGTGCACGCCTGCACCATCGAGGACGCCTGCCTGATCGGCATGGGCGCCACCGTGCTGGATGGCGCGGTGGTGCGCCGGCACGGCTTCCTGGGCGCCGGCGCCCTGCTCTCGCCCGGCAAGGTGCTCGGCGAGGGCGAGCTGTGGCTGGGCAGCCCGGCCCGCTTCGCGCGCCGGCTCAGCGACGTCGAGATCGAGTCGCTGTACTACTCCTCGAAGAACTACGTGAAGCTCAAGGACGAGTACCTGGCGGAACCGCCAGCCGGTTGACCGCGCTTGGCAGCTTGTCGAGAAACGACCGTCCCGGTCGTTCTTCCAATCGCCCGTCCGGCACAGGTCCGGACGCGCTCCCCTCGAATCGACGGCTTAGACAGTTGCTTCGCCGGTCGGCCATCCATCGCCGCAGCCAAGCAGACTGTTCTTCAACAGCCTGTCAGGCGCCCAGCGCCTCGTAGAGCAGCGCCTTGGCCTTGGCCCAGTCGCGTTGCACCGTGCGGTCGGTGACGCCCAGTGCCACGGCGGTTTCCGCCTCGCTGTAGCCGGCGAACCAGCGGCATTCGATGACGCGCGCCAGCCGCGGGTGCTGGGTCTCCAGTGTCTCCAGGGCGTCCGAGAGCGCGATCAGGCGCTCGTCGTCCACGGCACCCTCCACGCCCGCCAGCAGCACCACATCCAGCGGCAGCGGTGCGACGCCCTGGCCGCGCTTGGCGGCCATCCGCTGCCGCGCCCGGCCCACCAGCACCTGGCGCATCGCCAGCGCTGCTGTCGCCAGGAAGTGGCCCTGGCTGCGGAAGCGCGTCTGCCCGGCCAGCTTCAGATAGGCCTCGTGCACCAGGGCGGTGGTCTGCATGGTCTCGGGGCGATGCCGCACGCGGGCGCGTTCGCCATGCGCGAGGCGCTGCAGGTCGGCATAGAACAGCTCG
This window encodes:
- a CDS encoding gamma carbonic anhydrase family protein, whose amino-acid sequence is MSIRSFKGISPTLGERVWVDPAALVIGDVVIGDDASLWPTTVVRGDVHHIRIGARSNLQDGTIVHVTHDGPYTPGGFPTLIGADVTIGHGAIVHACTIEDACLIGMGATVLDGAVVRRHGFLGAGALLSPGKVLGEGELWLGSPARFARRLSDVEIESLYYSSKNYVKLKDEYLAEPPAG
- a CDS encoding YecA family protein, which encodes MSRRLLPELAESLDQDELDELHDALYARNGEDGPLLDGMHGLVTAILVGPDKVPAEEWLPLVLNPEEPFGSHLEADHLTRLCLRLYHAVERGLEQLMYEPILSEYGEEGEEAEVEVDARGWCAGFALGIDLRARLWEPRLRFDPRLTDLMAPIMALAFAEGLFEEFSDPHWPPLSDAEREACLQMIPSCVMDLQHYWREHPVEHSLVAPQPVRQPRKRGGRWVH
- a CDS encoding RNA polymerase subunit sigma, whose product is MSEPSPAIDERDVGLLVELFYADLQRLAHGERARVRHRPETMQTTALVHEAYLKLAGQTRFRSQGHFLATAALAMRQVLVGRARQRMAAKRGQGVAPLPLDVVLLAGVEGAVDDERLIALSDALETLETQHPRLARVIECRWFAGYSEAETAVALGVTDRTVQRDWAKAKALLYEALGA
- the ltaE gene encoding low-specificity L-threonine aldolase, which encodes MKPVDLRSDTVTRPTAAMRAAMAAAEVGDDVYGEDPTVIALEQRVAADLGFQAGLFLPSGTQANLVALLCHCARGDEYIVGMDAHTYRYEGGGAAVLGSIQPQPLPQAADGTLPLAAVEAAIKPDDPHFARTRLLALENTWHGRPLPLDYLSGARALCDRHGLGLHLDGARLYNAAVACGVPVRMVAAPFDSVSVCLSKGLGAPVGSVLVGTRDLVHAGRRWRKMLGGGWRQAGLLAAAALHALDHHVGRLADDHARAARLANGLRGLPGLEVDGAHTNMVFVRIDPAWRPALAAAAQAAGIVLPGGDGPVLRLVVHLDVDDEGIARTVALFAGFAPATATIAP
- a CDS encoding UvrD-helicase domain-containing protein, with amino-acid sequence MTAADDLHDSAADETIIGCLDLFKPRSFFLYAGAGSGKTRSLVEAIRKVCERQGRDLSLRGQKIGVITYTNAACDEIKQRLEFDPRVEVSTIHAFAWSLISGYDNDIRGWLAGRLLQDVAALEEAQAKGRTASKAAIDRARSIESKRRRYENLGSIIRFIYSPTGDNRTRDSLSHAEVIAMTADFLAGKPGLRRLLVTRFPVLLIDESQDTNRRLMDVLLEVEAAHRESFCLGLFGDMMQRIYADGKERLAEAIPEVWARPRKSMNHRCPIRVVELINRVRRDDDGETQVPRTDAAVGTARLFVAPHRADKPATEAAVAGRMREITGDEGWSEDSETIKILALEHLMSARRFGFEGFFGPLYAVEQIRTSFLQGTGAGIGFFTREVLPLIEALRESDRFAVASIVRKTSPLLDRNSLEEAGEEQAAVLAAAKAACDGLLDLVSGDSVPTAREVLRYIAEKRLFTIPDVLAPFTAPDAPAAEQGVPGEDEEEVNLKTELGAWRQALEAPLDEIERYDRYIQGASSFDTHQGVKGLEFPRVMVIVSDEEARGFMFAYEKLFGAKGKSEADLKNEAAGKETSIDRTRRLFYVTCSRAEKSLAVVYYAEAVEAARAGIVRQGWFSEEEIEIVA
- the xth gene encoding exodeoxyribonuclease III codes for the protein MKIASWNVNSLKVRLPHLGQWCAQAQPDLLALQETKLDDPAFPAAAIAELGYQAVFSGQRTYNGVALLARAPITDVVAGVPGLDDPQRRYLAGTVGGVRVVNLYVVNGQAVGSEKYEYKLRWLAAVREALAEELARHPDLVVLGDFNIAPDDRDVHDPQAWHEQILCSTPEREALRGVLELGLVDSFRVGNDESGHYSWWDYRQAAFRRDLGLRIDLVLLSDALRGRLTAAGIDREPRTWERPSDHAPVWVDLAS
- a CDS encoding GGDEF domain-containing protein, producing MAKDEAPVFSAPVRQSLLPRQLSEGEFALLAAAGDRRELRRGESIFRRGEQGRAMYVIDTGQVQLEFGDGQPDKILGPHEFFGELALFIGNHSRVASAIAHSPCVLHIIEHAAFDNLLETQPRLLAQFMRRSFSYLVASEQQLIANLKRRNEDLMVTLDSLRRTESELSTAQRLVRTDELTGLCNRRGLYLFLERFEEHRMPDRQLALLLIDLDRFKQINDRCGHLVGDQVLRAVAMEAQDASLPCDLPCRLGGDEFAMITQIANLDELHARARQIVAGVRSLRLPGCPELTVSIGGTTCPPGSDWASWYSHADLALYEVKSAGGDDWRVLAP